From one Musa acuminata AAA Group cultivar baxijiao chromosome BXJ2-6, Cavendish_Baxijiao_AAA, whole genome shotgun sequence genomic stretch:
- the LOC135613965 gene encoding probable E3 ubiquitin-protein ligase RHA4A produces MATMETTPLHGHADWVLRAYQTHGTPAWAPVVIKLGYTVMHILGGQVVEEPPRAYHTFLFTLGDFLHQASRRQAISTVLLTAGVYGYDICFAGRLERQLVAFCNYPVETALNSGNGFDMIVDVLLAHFPIDEEPSSDVEGVGENGNFGGIPASTDAVKELAVVKYERGGDVREESCIICFAEFDEGVEVTRMPCKHAFHGGCLTRWLERSHVCPLCRHAIPASADP; encoded by the coding sequence ATGGCGACGATGGAGACGACTCCTCTCCATGGCCATGCCGATTGGGTTCTCAGGGCCTATCAAACTCATGGGACGCCGGCATGGGCTCCGGTGGTGATCAAACTCGGCTACACCGTGATGCACATTCTTGGAGGTCAAGTCGTGGAGGAACCGCCCCGTGCCTACCACACCTTTCTCTTCACTCTCGGCGACTTCCTCCACCAAGCGTCTCGCCGCCAGGCGATCTCGACCGTTCTCTTAACCGCCGGCGTCTATGGTTATGACATCTGCTTCGCCGGGCGGTTGGAGAGACAACTCGTTGCCTTCTGCAATTATCCAGTCGAGACGGCTTTGAACTCGGGCAACGGGTTCGACATGATCGTGGACGTACTTTTGGCCCACTTCCCGATCGATGAGGAACCTTCTTCGGACGTCGAAGGCGTCGGCGAGAACGGGAATTTCGGCGGCATCCCGGCGTCGACGGATGCGGTGAAGGAGCTGGCGGTGGTGAAGTACGAGCGTGGAGGAGATGTCAGAGAGGAGAGTTGCATCATCTGCTTCGCGGAGTTCGACGAGGGCGTGGAGGTGACGCGGATGCCATGCAAGCACGCCTTCCATGGCGGCTGTCTCACTCGATGGTTGGAGAGAAGCCATGTGTGTCCTCTCTGCAGACACGCCATACCTGCTTCTGCTGATCCCTGA